Proteins from a genomic interval of Luteolibacter sp. Y139:
- a CDS encoding VWA domain-containing protein has protein sequence MTFGSPEWFLLIPAFLFIGWFWKSLRLWSPLRLLLVLLAAFGLADPKINVQEDALDLFVLLDRSDSTEDLVDKNLAEWKRLIEDGKPSHRDKAYYFNYGAEVADTELDDVSFTGSRKLTRTGLALSHVTALTKENRPSRVLVFTDGFATEPLHEAAEQLEARGIPVDFRLIREETLDDFRVSRLELPERVQAGEPFLLAATVRGSSDTDVNLILRRGDQTLTETKVKLVNGVGRAEFTDRISRSGAFQYEAEVVVGSDSPFKDAHPGNNKASRWIEIAGGPRVLLATKYTDDPVAKVLSSLDFTVDVVTNPADLKPGRLTGARAVIFNNIPAFEVPVEFLEALDFFVREQAGGFLMAGGKQSFGSGGYFKSPIDALLPVSMELKTEHRKLAVALAIVLDRSGSMSVEVGGGMAKMDLANNGAADAIGLLGPMDQVTVLAVDSAPETIIPLTDVRGNVGKLQARARSVKSTGGGIYVYEGLKGAWDELKKSKAGTRHVILFSDACDSEEPGDYKRLLATMKKEGCTVSVIGMGHKTDVDAKLLEDIAKLGDGRIFFADRPMDIPKIFAQETVTIARSAFIEDPVGALPTGRWAEVSPKPLEWLPEVDGYNLSYLREDATHSLVSKDEYVAPLVAQARRGLGRSAAVSFPLGGEFSQRIRDWKGYGDFVQTMTRWLMGMDLPPGIGLKHRLDGTRLTLDLLYDPEQWSQKLSLMPPKLRLLETGPGEAPYDVPWKRIAPGHFSVTKDLDEGSIVRGAIQVGEHALPFGPVTVGSSVEWAFEPERLADLRTVSAQTGGRELLNLEDAWLRPPNRQDVSLRIWIALAMLVFLVTEALMTRTGWKLPLPSMPNFAPREKVAKPIKVKAPKPEPVFAKKEDDKPVVTAETTEEDSSERRSRYQRAKDRK, from the coding sequence ATGACTTTCGGCTCTCCAGAATGGTTCCTCCTGATTCCGGCCTTCCTCTTCATCGGCTGGTTCTGGAAGTCACTGCGCCTGTGGTCTCCCCTACGGCTGCTGCTCGTGCTGCTCGCGGCGTTCGGCCTCGCCGATCCCAAGATCAACGTGCAGGAGGATGCGCTCGACCTGTTTGTCCTATTGGACCGGTCCGACTCCACCGAGGACCTCGTCGACAAGAACCTGGCCGAGTGGAAGCGCCTCATTGAAGACGGCAAGCCAAGCCACCGCGACAAGGCCTACTATTTCAACTATGGCGCCGAGGTGGCGGACACCGAGCTCGATGACGTGAGCTTCACCGGCTCCCGCAAGCTGACCCGCACCGGCCTGGCGCTCTCGCACGTCACCGCCCTGACCAAGGAGAATCGCCCTTCTCGCGTCCTCGTCTTTACCGATGGCTTTGCCACCGAGCCCCTGCATGAAGCTGCCGAGCAACTTGAGGCACGCGGCATCCCGGTGGATTTCCGCCTGATTCGTGAAGAGACGCTCGATGACTTCCGCGTCTCACGCCTGGAACTGCCGGAGCGTGTGCAAGCCGGCGAGCCCTTCCTGCTCGCGGCGACTGTGCGCGGCTCTTCCGACACCGATGTAAACCTGATCCTCCGCCGTGGTGATCAGACGCTGACCGAGACCAAGGTCAAACTGGTCAATGGCGTGGGCCGTGCCGAGTTCACCGATCGCATCTCCCGCTCTGGAGCTTTCCAATATGAAGCGGAAGTCGTGGTCGGCAGCGATTCGCCATTCAAGGACGCGCATCCCGGCAACAACAAGGCGTCACGCTGGATCGAAATCGCGGGCGGACCGCGCGTCCTGCTCGCCACCAAATATACCGATGACCCGGTGGCCAAGGTGCTCTCGTCACTCGACTTCACCGTGGATGTCGTGACGAACCCCGCGGACCTGAAGCCGGGCCGCCTGACCGGCGCACGCGCCGTGATCTTCAACAATATTCCCGCCTTCGAGGTGCCGGTGGAGTTCCTCGAAGCGCTCGATTTCTTCGTGCGCGAGCAAGCCGGCGGCTTCCTCATGGCGGGCGGCAAGCAGTCCTTCGGCTCGGGCGGCTACTTCAAGTCCCCCATCGATGCACTGCTGCCCGTTTCGATGGAGCTCAAGACCGAGCACCGCAAGCTCGCCGTGGCACTCGCGATCGTCCTCGACCGCTCGGGCTCGATGTCGGTCGAAGTGGGCGGCGGCATGGCCAAGATGGACCTCGCCAATAATGGCGCGGCGGATGCCATCGGGCTGTTAGGCCCCATGGACCAGGTCACCGTGCTCGCCGTCGACAGTGCCCCGGAGACCATCATCCCCCTGACGGATGTGAGGGGCAACGTGGGCAAGCTGCAGGCCCGCGCACGCAGCGTGAAATCCACCGGCGGCGGCATCTACGTCTACGAAGGTCTCAAGGGAGCTTGGGACGAACTCAAGAAATCAAAGGCCGGCACCCGCCACGTCATCCTCTTCTCCGACGCCTGCGACTCCGAGGAGCCGGGCGACTACAAGCGCCTTTTGGCCACGATGAAGAAGGAAGGCTGTACCGTCTCCGTCATCGGCATGGGCCACAAGACGGACGTCGATGCCAAGCTGCTGGAAGACATCGCCAAGCTCGGCGACGGCCGGATCTTCTTCGCCGACCGGCCGATGGACATCCCGAAGATCTTCGCGCAGGAGACCGTGACCATCGCCCGCTCCGCCTTCATCGAGGATCCCGTCGGCGCACTGCCGACCGGCCGCTGGGCGGAGGTTTCGCCGAAGCCGCTTGAGTGGCTGCCGGAGGTGGATGGCTACAATCTCTCCTATCTCCGCGAAGACGCGACCCACTCGCTGGTCAGCAAGGACGAGTATGTCGCCCCGCTCGTCGCTCAAGCTCGCCGCGGCCTCGGCCGGAGTGCCGCCGTGTCCTTCCCGCTCGGCGGCGAGTTCTCGCAGCGGATCCGCGATTGGAAGGGCTACGGCGATTTTGTCCAGACGATGACCCGCTGGCTGATGGGCATGGACCTCCCGCCGGGAATCGGCCTCAAGCACCGGCTTGATGGCACACGCCTGACGCTCGATCTGCTCTACGATCCCGAGCAGTGGTCGCAGAAACTCTCCCTCATGCCGCCGAAGCTCCGTCTGCTGGAGACCGGCCCGGGTGAAGCGCCTTATGATGTCCCGTGGAAGCGCATCGCACCGGGTCACTTCTCGGTGACGAAAGATCTGGATGAAGGATCGATCGTCCGCGGTGCGATCCAAGTCGGCGAGCATGCCCTGCCCTTCGGACCGGTCACGGTCGGCTCGTCCGTCGAGTGGGCCTTCGAGCCCGAGCGCCTCGCCGACCTGCGAACCGTGTCGGCGCAAACCGGTGGCCGCGAGCTGCTCAATTTGGAAGACGCCTGGTTGCGTCCGCCGAACCGACAGGATGTTTCCCTGCGCATCTGGATCGCCTTGGCGATGCTTGTCTTTCTCGTGACCGAAGCGCTGATGACCCGCACTGGTTGGAAGCTGCCGCTGCCATCGATGCCGAACTTCGCCCCGCGCGAAAAAGTAGCGAAGCCCATCAAGGTCAAGGCACCCAAGCCCGAGCCGGTGTTCGCAAAGAAGGAAGACGACAAGCCGGTCGTCACTGCGGAAACGACGGAAGAAGACAGCTCTGAGCGCCGTTCGCGCTACCAGCGGGCCAAGGATCGGAAGTAA
- a CDS encoding glycosyltransferase, with product MRILIYAMGSAGDVHPFVGVGKALQARGHEVIVATSAFFESVVTRAGLRFRAMGTVEDFERIQGNPHLWHPTKALPSIIEHAVNPSYEPILEVARELNIPGETIILASSLAWATMSVRELLDVPVVSIHLAPSLFVSVHRQPVMHGAPVPQGAPVWMKKIQWAIAEKVVDRHVLPELNRFRARHGLAPTRGVLRGWHSPDRVIALFPEWYAAPQPDWPEQVIQTGFPLFDESEQREVPQELEDFLNDGEPPVVFTPGSAMDRGHEFFDEAVKAMKLLGKRAVLISRFDDTIPADLPKGVRHFSYVPFSQVLPRAAAMVYHGGIGTCAQTLRAGIPHLLMPMAHDQLDNLSRVHDLGTGDGLPPKRFKAKQIAATLDRLLHDPAVKRRAEEVAKRFDPAGWMTRTCDLIEEMKP from the coding sequence ATGCGCATCCTGATCTACGCCATGGGCAGCGCGGGGGACGTGCATCCCTTCGTCGGTGTCGGAAAGGCCCTGCAAGCGCGCGGACACGAGGTCATCGTCGCGACCAGCGCGTTCTTCGAGAGCGTGGTCACCCGTGCCGGGCTCCGCTTCCGGGCGATGGGCACGGTTGAGGATTTCGAGCGCATCCAGGGAAACCCGCACCTCTGGCATCCGACCAAGGCGCTGCCCTCGATCATCGAACATGCGGTGAATCCGAGCTACGAGCCGATCCTGGAAGTCGCTCGCGAACTGAATATCCCGGGCGAGACCATCATCCTCGCAAGTTCGCTGGCATGGGCGACGATGTCGGTTCGCGAGCTGTTAGACGTGCCGGTGGTGAGCATCCATCTCGCGCCGTCGCTGTTCGTCAGCGTGCATCGCCAGCCGGTGATGCACGGCGCGCCGGTTCCCCAGGGAGCGCCGGTTTGGATGAAGAAGATCCAGTGGGCGATCGCGGAAAAGGTCGTTGATCGCCACGTCCTTCCGGAGCTGAACCGCTTCCGCGCCCGCCACGGGCTAGCTCCCACGCGCGGCGTCCTCCGCGGCTGGCACTCGCCGGACCGGGTGATCGCGTTGTTTCCCGAGTGGTATGCCGCGCCGCAGCCGGATTGGCCGGAGCAGGTGATTCAGACCGGATTCCCCTTGTTCGACGAAAGCGAGCAACGCGAGGTGCCGCAGGAACTGGAGGACTTTCTCAACGACGGCGAGCCACCCGTGGTCTTCACACCCGGAAGCGCGATGGACCGGGGGCATGAGTTCTTCGATGAAGCGGTGAAAGCGATGAAGCTGCTCGGCAAGCGCGCCGTCCTGATCAGCCGCTTCGACGATACCATCCCGGCCGATCTGCCCAAGGGCGTGCGCCATTTCTCCTACGTCCCCTTCAGCCAGGTGCTGCCACGAGCCGCAGCCATGGTCTATCACGGCGGCATCGGCACCTGCGCCCAGACGCTCCGGGCCGGGATTCCCCATCTCCTGATGCCCATGGCCCACGACCAGCTCGATAACCTGAGCCGCGTCCACGACCTCGGCACCGGTGACGGGCTCCCGCCGAAGCGCTTCAAGGCGAAGCAGATTGCCGCCACTCTGGACCGCCTTCTCCACGATCCGGCGGTGAAACGGCGGGCCGAAGAGGTAGCCAAGCGCTTCGATCCCGCGGGCTGGATGACCCGGACCTGCGACCTGATCGAGGAAATGAAGCCGTGA
- the aroC gene encoding chorismate synthase translates to MSSSFGHAFRIHTFGESHGGGVGVIIDGVPPRVPLTLEDIQHELDRRRPGQSEIVTPRKEADKAEILSGLIDGQTLGTPIAVVVRNEDQRPGAYDEMAVKYRPSHADYTYDAKFGIRALSGGGRASARETIGRVAGAAVAKKVLDHLCPGIEVLAWVKSIHDLNATVDPLSVTAEQIEGNIVRTGDPAMVEPMIERIKEVRGEGNSVGGVVECVIRGCPPGLGEPVFDKLEAELAKAMLSLPATKGFEIGSGFAGTLLTGKEHNDPFRMVEGKVRTTSNRSGGIQGGISNGENIVFRVAFKPTATIMTSQETVTNTGENTELAGRGRHDACVLPRAVPMVEAMAVLVVCDHLLRQRGQVGGFPAPDA, encoded by the coding sequence ATGTCATCAAGTTTCGGCCACGCTTTCCGCATTCACACCTTCGGAGAATCGCACGGTGGCGGCGTGGGCGTGATCATCGATGGCGTGCCGCCCCGCGTTCCGCTCACCCTGGAGGACATCCAGCACGAGCTCGATCGCCGGCGCCCGGGCCAGAGTGAAATCGTAACGCCCCGCAAGGAGGCCGACAAGGCCGAGATCCTTTCCGGCCTGATCGACGGCCAAACGCTGGGCACCCCGATCGCCGTGGTGGTCCGCAATGAGGACCAGCGCCCCGGCGCCTACGACGAGATGGCGGTGAAATACCGGCCTTCCCACGCCGACTACACCTACGATGCCAAATTCGGCATCCGCGCCCTTTCCGGCGGCGGCCGGGCTTCCGCCCGCGAAACCATCGGCCGCGTCGCCGGTGCCGCCGTGGCGAAGAAGGTGCTGGATCACCTCTGCCCCGGTATCGAGGTGCTGGCCTGGGTGAAGTCGATCCACGATCTCAATGCGACCGTCGATCCCCTCTCCGTCACCGCCGAGCAGATCGAGGGCAATATCGTCCGCACCGGCGATCCGGCGATGGTCGAGCCCATGATCGAGCGCATCAAGGAAGTGCGCGGCGAAGGCAACTCCGTCGGCGGCGTGGTCGAGTGCGTGATCCGCGGCTGCCCGCCGGGACTCGGTGAGCCGGTTTTCGACAAGCTCGAGGCCGAATTGGCCAAGGCCATGCTCTCTCTGCCCGCCACCAAAGGCTTCGAAATCGGCTCCGGCTTCGCGGGCACCCTGCTCACGGGCAAGGAGCACAATGACCCCTTCCGCATGGTCGAGGGCAAGGTCCGCACCACCAGCAATCGCTCCGGCGGCATTCAGGGCGGCATTTCCAATGGCGAGAACATCGTCTTCCGCGTGGCCTTCAAGCCCACCGCCACCATCATGACCTCGCAGGAAACCGTCACCAATACCGGCGAGAATACCGAACTCGCCGGCCGCGGCCGCCACGATGCCTGCGTGCTCCCGCGCGCCGTGCCGATGGTGGAAGCGATGGCCGTTCTAGTCGTATGCGATCACCTGCTCCGTCAGCGCGGCCAGGTCGGTGGGTTCCCTGCTCCGGACGCGTGA
- a CDS encoding CvpA family protein produces MKELLAALDLETIPQLSLGTAALLIFGACAVLAVLRGLLRIFAGSLVVFLSGFAAYLTWRHAPAVEIPGGPWIAPVIAGAVVFFILRAVLHFAVRPFGKKNEESEETSKRSPKRWIITSLLSLLPTSLLWFTGATALRNIGSVAEIRRFVEGDHATTPPLAFVAKLKETINHALPEGLFQGIDPLADEARVTLAKLIALGDSGPPPKAIPVMEEPEIKALIQQDPKLRELAKQKRYADILRDPRLDHVMANPDLKKMLADLRL; encoded by the coding sequence GTGAAGGAACTTCTCGCAGCACTCGATTTGGAGACGATCCCGCAGCTCAGCCTCGGGACCGCCGCACTGTTGATTTTCGGAGCCTGTGCCGTGCTCGCGGTGCTGCGTGGCCTGCTGCGGATCTTCGCCGGTTCGCTGGTGGTATTCCTCAGTGGCTTCGCCGCGTATCTGACGTGGCGGCATGCCCCCGCGGTCGAGATTCCCGGCGGACCGTGGATCGCCCCGGTGATTGCCGGTGCCGTGGTGTTCTTCATCTTGCGCGCCGTGCTGCACTTCGCCGTGCGTCCCTTTGGCAAGAAGAACGAGGAATCGGAAGAGACTTCCAAACGTTCACCGAAGCGCTGGATCATCACGTCCTTGCTCAGCCTGCTTCCCACCTCATTGCTGTGGTTCACCGGTGCAACCGCGCTACGGAATATCGGTTCGGTCGCGGAGATCAGGCGCTTCGTCGAAGGCGACCATGCCACCACCCCACCCTTGGCCTTCGTCGCGAAGCTGAAGGAAACCATCAATCACGCGCTGCCTGAAGGCTTGTTCCAAGGCATCGATCCCCTCGCAGACGAAGCCCGGGTAACACTCGCCAAGCTCATCGCCCTCGGCGACAGCGGCCCTCCACCGAAGGCGATCCCGGTGATGGAAGAGCCTGAGATCAAAGCGCTGATCCAGCAGGATCCGAAGCTTCGCGAACTGGCGAAGCAAAAGCGCTACGCCGACATCCTGCGTGATCCGCGGCTGGATCACGTGATGGCGAATCCGGATCTGAAGAAGATGCTGGCGGACCTACGACTCTAA
- the hpt gene encoding hypoxanthine phosphoribosyltransferase: MEDDIERVLVDEQVIHKRLDVMALEIRKDFPGEVLVVVVLMKGALVFAADLLRRVPRMLEMECINVASYHGGTESSGVVSFLDHKLPDVKDRKVLVLDDILDTGRTLKAVVDRLYQDGASEVKTGVLLSKDKPHAENIAADYVGFLIADEFVVGYGLDYQGRYRNLPYVGVLKTEAQ, translated from the coding sequence ATGGAAGACGACATCGAGCGCGTATTGGTGGACGAGCAGGTGATTCACAAGCGGCTCGATGTGATGGCGCTGGAGATTCGCAAGGACTTCCCGGGCGAGGTGCTGGTGGTCGTGGTGCTCATGAAGGGTGCGCTCGTCTTCGCTGCCGACCTGCTGCGCCGGGTGCCGCGGATGCTGGAGATGGAGTGCATCAATGTCGCCAGCTATCACGGTGGCACCGAGAGCAGCGGCGTGGTGAGCTTCCTGGATCACAAGCTGCCCGACGTGAAGGACCGCAAGGTGCTGGTGCTGGATGACATTCTCGATACCGGCCGGACGCTGAAGGCCGTGGTGGACCGGCTCTATCAGGATGGTGCCTCCGAGGTGAAGACCGGCGTGCTGCTGTCGAAGGACAAGCCGCATGCGGAGAACATCGCGGCGGATTACGTCGGCTTCCTGATCGCGGATGAGTTTGTGGTGGGTTATGGCCTCGATTACCAAGGGCGCTACCGGAACCTGCCTTACGTGGGAGTGCTGAAGACGGAGGCTCAGTAG
- a CDS encoding malate dehydrogenase: MKAPITVSVTGAAGQIGYALLFRIASGALFGPDQPVNLRLIEIEPGMPALKGVVMELDDCAFPLLREVVPTCDLDEGFRGTNWALLVGSVPRKAGMERGDLLGINGKIFTGQGQAIARNAASDVRTLVVGNPCNTNALICASNADGVPKDRFFAMTRLDENRAKSQLAQKAGVHHSEVTNLCIWGNHSATQYPDFTNAKIAGKAVTDVISDKAWLEGDFIKTVQQRGAAIIAARGASSAASAANAAIDTVVSLVNPTPAGDWHSVAVYSDGSHYGIAKGIMASMPIRTLTNGTWEVIDGVPVNEFSQGKIDATIGELLEERDAVKGLIPA, encoded by the coding sequence ATGAAAGCTCCAATCACCGTCTCCGTGACCGGCGCCGCCGGCCAGATCGGCTACGCCCTCCTTTTCCGCATCGCATCCGGCGCCCTCTTCGGTCCTGACCAGCCAGTGAACCTGAGATTAATCGAAATCGAGCCCGGCATGCCCGCGCTCAAGGGCGTGGTGATGGAGCTCGATGACTGCGCCTTCCCGCTCCTCCGCGAAGTGGTGCCGACCTGCGATTTGGATGAAGGCTTCCGCGGCACCAACTGGGCGCTGCTCGTCGGCTCCGTGCCGCGCAAGGCCGGGATGGAGCGCGGCGACCTGCTCGGCATCAACGGCAAGATCTTCACCGGTCAAGGCCAGGCGATCGCCCGCAACGCCGCCTCCGACGTCCGCACGCTCGTCGTCGGCAATCCCTGCAATACCAACGCGCTCATCTGCGCCTCGAACGCCGATGGCGTCCCGAAGGACCGCTTCTTTGCGATGACCCGCCTCGATGAAAATCGCGCCAAGAGCCAGCTCGCCCAGAAAGCCGGCGTCCATCACTCCGAGGTGACCAATCTCTGCATCTGGGGCAATCACTCCGCCACCCAGTATCCCGACTTCACCAATGCCAAGATCGCTGGCAAGGCCGTCACCGACGTGATCTCTGACAAGGCGTGGCTCGAGGGGGACTTCATCAAGACCGTCCAGCAGCGCGGTGCCGCCATCATCGCCGCGCGCGGTGCTTCCTCGGCCGCTTCCGCTGCGAATGCCGCCATCGATACCGTGGTCAGCCTCGTCAATCCGACCCCGGCCGGCGACTGGCACAGCGTGGCCGTTTACTCGGATGGCAGCCACTACGGCATCGCCAAGGGCATCATGGCCTCCATGCCGATCCGCACGCTCACCAATGGCACCTGGGAAGTCATCGACGGCGTGCCGGTGAATGAGTTCAGCCAGGGCAAGATCGACGCCACCATCGGCGAACTGCTCGAGGAGCGGGACGCGGTGAAGGGCCTGATTCCTGCCTGA
- a CDS encoding DUF2071 domain-containing protein, producing MSLPVVTGLIRRRLLVNYRVDPSVVAPLLPEGFRPKLHRGQAIAGICLIRLEDIRPRMLPVWAGINSENVAHRIAVLCDDEDGTTREGVFIPRRDTSSLANHLAGGRIFPGEHHLADFIVCDDHGIIEIKARARDGHMSLSLSATESDEFPASSCFNSLKESSDFFETGSVGYSTTKSCDHLDAIRLETYQWQVKPLTVSKVASSYFDNPALFPAGSAVFDHALIMRDVAHEWHSMESRRVAVPA from the coding sequence ATGTCCCTCCCTGTCGTCACCGGCCTGATTCGTCGCCGTCTTTTGGTGAACTACCGCGTCGATCCCTCGGTGGTCGCGCCGCTGCTGCCAGAAGGATTCCGGCCGAAGTTGCACCGCGGCCAAGCCATCGCGGGCATCTGTCTGATTCGCCTGGAAGATATCAGGCCGCGGATGCTCCCGGTATGGGCTGGCATCAACAGCGAGAACGTCGCGCACCGGATTGCCGTGCTTTGCGATGACGAGGACGGCACCACCCGCGAAGGCGTTTTCATCCCGCGCCGCGACACCAGCTCGCTGGCGAATCATCTCGCAGGCGGCCGCATTTTCCCGGGCGAACATCATCTCGCGGACTTCATCGTCTGTGACGACCACGGCATCATCGAGATCAAGGCGCGCGCCCGCGATGGCCACATGAGCCTCTCGCTCAGCGCGACGGAATCCGATGAATTCCCCGCTTCATCCTGCTTCAATTCTTTAAAAGAATCCTCGGACTTTTTTGAAACCGGCAGTGTTGGCTACTCCACCACCAAGAGCTGTGACCACCTCGACGCCATCCGTCTGGAGACCTACCAGTGGCAGGTGAAACCTCTGACGGTCTCAAAGGTGGCTTCGTCCTATTTCGACAATCCCGCCCTCTTCCCGGCCGGCAGCGCTGTCTTCGACCACGCCCTGATCATGCGGGATGTCGCTCACGAGTGGCACAGCATGGAAAGCCGCCGGGTCGCGGTGCCTGCGTGA
- a CDS encoding thiazole synthase: MSQPLVIAGREFSSRLFTGTGKFSSNESMRDALAASGTQIVTVALRRADLTGKADPYANILDFIDPEKYLLLPNTSGAMNAEEAVRLARLAAAAGLPKWVKLEIHPDPTYLLPDPIETLKAAEILVKEGFTVLPYINADPVLAKRLQEVGTATVMPLGAPIGSNRGVATRDQIRIIVEQATVPVVVDAGLGAPSHAAEAMELGADAVLINTAIAVASDPVRMAIAFKKAVEAGREAYELGLPERSDAASATSPLTGFLNA; the protein is encoded by the coding sequence ATGTCCCAGCCGCTTGTCATTGCCGGTCGCGAGTTCTCGTCCCGCCTCTTCACGGGCACGGGGAAATTCTCGTCGAATGAGTCGATGCGAGACGCGCTGGCCGCCTCCGGCACCCAGATCGTGACTGTGGCCCTGCGTCGCGCCGACCTCACCGGCAAGGCCGATCCCTACGCGAACATCCTCGATTTCATCGACCCGGAGAAATACCTGCTCCTGCCGAATACCAGCGGCGCGATGAATGCGGAGGAAGCCGTGCGCCTCGCCCGCCTCGCCGCCGCCGCCGGGCTGCCGAAGTGGGTGAAGCTGGAGATCCATCCCGATCCCACCTATCTTCTGCCGGATCCCATCGAGACGCTGAAGGCCGCCGAGATCCTCGTGAAAGAGGGCTTCACCGTGTTGCCCTACATCAATGCCGACCCCGTGCTCGCCAAGCGACTCCAGGAAGTCGGCACCGCCACCGTGATGCCGCTCGGTGCACCCATCGGCTCTAACAGGGGCGTCGCGACCCGTGACCAGATCCGCATCATCGTGGAGCAAGCCACCGTGCCTGTGGTGGTCGACGCCGGCCTCGGAGCTCCCAGCCATGCGGCCGAAGCGATGGAGCTCGGTGCCGATGCCGTGCTCATCAATACCGCCATCGCCGTTGCTTCCGATCCGGTGCGCATGGCGATCGCTTTCAAGAAGGCCGTCGAGGCAGGTCGCGAAGCTTACGAACTCGGCTTGCCTGAGCGCAGCGATGCAGCTTCCGCCACGAGCCCGCTGACCGGGTTCCTCAACGCCTGA
- a CDS encoding TIM barrel protein: MNRRHFLATGALAGATSALPAQAQEAIPKPVYPANRIGVSSYSFWGFQREALKDIPTCLDHTARMGFDGFEILQRQLASTDNAELQKIKRHAFLLGLDLMGYSTHQGFLSPDKEKREAQIKLTTDCIEQAYALGIPTMRVNSGTWGTSKDFDDLMAKRGVEQPLEGYTEEDAYKWVIESYQKIVPVAEKCGVTLGLENHWGLGVTPEGVKRVVDTIDSKWLRVTLDTGNFLEDPYDRLTKLAPDTVLMQAKTYYGGGVWYTLDLDYTRIAKIMRDANYKGYVSLEFEGKEDPLTAIPKSLDLLRKAFAGS, encoded by the coding sequence ATGAACCGCCGCCATTTCCTTGCCACGGGAGCGCTCGCCGGAGCCACGTCCGCCCTGCCCGCTCAAGCTCAGGAAGCAATCCCGAAGCCGGTCTATCCCGCGAACCGCATCGGCGTGTCCTCGTATTCGTTCTGGGGTTTCCAACGTGAAGCCCTGAAGGACATCCCGACCTGTCTGGATCACACGGCGCGAATGGGCTTCGATGGCTTCGAAATCCTCCAGCGCCAGCTCGCCTCCACCGACAATGCCGAGCTGCAGAAGATCAAGCGCCACGCGTTTCTGTTAGGCCTCGATCTCATGGGCTACTCGACCCACCAGGGCTTCCTCTCGCCGGACAAGGAGAAGCGTGAGGCGCAGATCAAGCTCACCACCGATTGCATCGAGCAGGCCTATGCGCTCGGCATCCCGACGATGCGCGTGAACTCCGGCACTTGGGGCACCTCGAAGGACTTCGATGACCTCATGGCCAAGCGCGGCGTCGAGCAACCGCTGGAAGGCTACACCGAGGAGGACGCCTACAAGTGGGTGATCGAGTCCTACCAGAAGATCGTCCCTGTGGCGGAGAAGTGCGGCGTTACCCTCGGCCTCGAAAACCACTGGGGCCTCGGCGTCACTCCGGAAGGCGTGAAGCGCGTGGTGGACACCATCGATTCCAAGTGGCTTCGCGTCACGCTGGATACCGGCAATTTCCTCGAAGACCCGTATGATCGCCTCACCAAGCTCGCGCCGGATACCGTGCTGATGCAGGCCAAGACTTACTACGGCGGCGGCGTCTGGTACACGCTGGATCTCGATTACACGCGCATCGCCAAGATCATGCGGGACGCCAACTACAAGGGCTACGTCTCGCTGGAATTCGAGGGCAAGGAGGACCCGCTGACCGCGATTCCGAAGAGTCTGGACTTGCTCCGCAAGGCCTTCGCGGGATCGTAA
- a CDS encoding DUF2905 domain-containing protein: MENAGRMLVFAGLGLAVIGAVLWFAGGKGWLSWLGRLPGDIRVEGDKGSFYFPVVTCLLASVALSGLLALIRKFFG; the protein is encoded by the coding sequence ATGGAAAACGCCGGTCGCATGCTTGTCTTCGCGGGACTCGGTCTCGCGGTGATCGGTGCCGTGCTGTGGTTCGCCGGCGGAAAAGGCTGGCTCTCATGGCTCGGCCGCCTACCCGGCGACATCCGCGTGGAAGGCGACAAGGGCAGCTTCTACTTTCCGGTGGTGACCTGTCTGCTGGCGAGCGTGGCGCTCAGTGGCCTGCTTGCTTTAATCCGGAAGTTCTTTGGGTGA